In the Hemitrygon akajei chromosome 20, sHemAka1.3, whole genome shotgun sequence genome, one interval contains:
- the LOC140713997 gene encoding homeobox even-skipped homolog protein 1-like, with amino-acid sequence MESRKEILLLMERGQTGNPVGRRLPNLSGAAGSPINESPENVVHRSCLSPGSAPMTLESGNEEIDARTDVNTQMRPGSRLPVPDKPSSDGCPAKCKSLSVQNSPETESDYYDEIDVSCTPNRTPGNQGNQANKGHSSDPMDSNGGAELPKVSGSQSLISGGGADQMRRYRTAFTREQIARLEKEFYRENYVSRPRRCELAAALNLPETTIKVWFQNRRMKDKRQRLAMTWPHPADPTFYTYMMSHAAAAGNLPYPFPSHVPLHYYPHMGMSAASASATSPFSAPLRPLDTFRVLSHPYPRPELLCAFRHPSLYPSANNHGLGSAGSSPCSCLTCHSSQSNGVPARPAGTDFTCASTSRTDTFLTFTPSVLSKAAAVSLDQREEVPLTR; translated from the exons ATGGAATCAAGGAAGGAGATTCTGCTGCTGATGGAGCGAGGTCAGACTGGCAATCCAGTTGGCAGGAGATTGCCGAATTTGTCAGGAGCAGCTGGAAGCCCAATAAACGAGTCCCCTGAAAACGTGGTCCACAGGAGTTGTTTGAGCCCCGGGTCGGCCCCTATGACACTGGAGAGCGGAAACGAGGAGATCGATGCCAGAACCGACGTTAACACTCAGATGAGACCGGGTTCAAGACTCCCCGTCCCGGACAAGCCATCATCGGACGGCTGCCCAGCAAAATGTAAATCGCTCTCAGTCCAAAACAGTCCGGAAACAGAGTCTGATTATTATGACGAAATAGATGTCAGTTGCACCCCAAACCGTACACCGGGAAATCAGGGAAACCAGGCAAACAAAG GACATTCATCCGATCCGATGGACAGTAACGGTGGAGCAGAACTTCCCAAAGTATCCGGCTCTCAAAGCCTGATAAGCGGCGGTGGGGCCGATCAGATGCGCCGCTACCGAACTGCTTTCACCAGAGAGCAGATCGCCAGACTAGAGAAGGAGTTCTACCGAGAGAATTATGTTTCCAGACCGAGGAGATGCGAGTTAGCAGCGGCTTTAAATTTGCCTGAAACCACTATCAAG GTGTGGTTCCAAAATCGCAGAATGAAGGACAAGAGACAGCGTTTGGCGATGACCTGGCCGCATCCCGCCGATCCTACTTTTTACACTTATATGATGAGCCACGCTGCGGCAGCAGGCAATTTGCCCTACCCTTTTCCATCACATGTACCTCTCCACTACTACCCTCATATGGGCATGTCTGCAGCATCAGCCTCGGCGACCAGCCCCTTCAGCGCTCCTCTGAGACCCCTGGACACCTTCAGAGTTCTTTCCCACCCTTACCCTCGGCCGGAGTTGCTGTGTGCGTTCAGACACCCTTCTCTATATCCTTCTGCCAACAACCATGGACTTGGCAGCGCCGGGAGTAGCCCTTGCTCATGCCTAACCTGCCACAGCAGCCAATCGAACGGGGTGCCAGCAAGACCGGCAGGAACTGACTTCACATGTGCATCAACCTCCAGAACTGACACATTCCTCACCTTCACACCTTCTGTGCTGAGCAAGGCTGCTGCAGTGTCCCTAGACCAGAGGGAAGAGGTTCCTTTAACGAGATAA